From Psychrobacillus sp. FSL K6-2836, a single genomic window includes:
- a CDS encoding nitrite reductase, with the protein MHNDVKKIKVAINGGIGFGAKLNVKQLMTISKYMNEGDQLELTTFQQLYIEIPENRKEEIIDEFELVGLACYPVGNYVKSLRTCNFCKGEEEEGMPVAKELNRRFAGKPVPFTLKFAYTGCPIGCGEPMLSDIGVMKFKDNYNLYVGGKAKGKDAEIGFLLKENLTPEELYDTVDKVIVTYSQMGKKRETFFKFWKRIGKDQLISK; encoded by the coding sequence ATGCATAACGATGTTAAAAAAATTAAAGTCGCGATAAATGGCGGAATAGGGTTTGGAGCAAAGTTGAATGTAAAACAACTTATGACAATCTCCAAATATATGAATGAAGGTGATCAACTTGAATTAACCACATTTCAACAACTCTATATAGAAATTCCAGAGAATAGAAAAGAAGAAATCATAGATGAATTTGAACTTGTTGGGTTGGCGTGTTATCCAGTAGGAAACTACGTAAAGAGTTTAAGAACTTGCAATTTTTGTAAGGGAGAAGAAGAGGAGGGAATGCCAGTAGCAAAAGAGTTAAATAGACGATTTGCTGGAAAACCTGTACCGTTCACTCTAAAGTTTGCTTATACAGGTTGCCCAATTGGCTGCGGTGAACCAATGTTAAGTGATATAGGAGTAATGAAATTTAAAGATAATTACAATTTATATGTTGGAGGAAAAGCAAAAGGAAAAGACGCCGAGATTGGATTCTTACTGAAGGAGAACTTAACACCAGAAGAATTGTACGATACCGTAGATAAGGTAATTGTTACCTATTCACAAATGGGCAAAAAACGTGAGACATTTTTTAAATTCTGGAAGAGGATTGGTAAGGACCAATTGATAAGCAAATGA
- a CDS encoding MFS transporter — MSTHAQSISLPDPKRWKALVLLCFANFLVMMDSAIIQIALPSIKETLGYSQENLQWVMSTFLIFFGGFLLLGGRLADLFGNRRIFNLGVIILIVSSMFAGLAWSELSLNVFRGIQGLGSAFIAPAALSLIMLLFSSNSKEMGKALAFWGLSGAAGGALGIVLGGVITEVLGWRWTLLIYVPFGIIVLILSPKLLQKVGHKATGRVDYIGAILVTISSILIVYGIVTAEHSGWQSFNTIVPLAVGAVLLIIFLLVQSKKKEPLLPLNIFKTPNLAIGNISVFLIAASWFPLVYILVLYLQQVLQFSPFIGAMAMLPMPVFMAIFMIVLAGKIMDKFGIKITMFTGFILLGAGAIIFSQTATIEGNYLTNVFLASLIASLGNALAYLPATTASVSEVESEMSGIASGLYNTFYQIGSAVGLAVIVAIAGAITASSTAQSSVVALNDGFQQAFFWSGIIAFVGALLVLLFARSPK; from the coding sequence ATGTCTACACATGCACAATCAATTTCACTGCCTGATCCTAAGCGGTGGAAAGCACTCGTTTTATTGTGCTTTGCGAATTTCCTTGTCATGATGGATTCTGCGATTATTCAGATTGCACTACCATCTATCAAAGAAACACTCGGTTACAGTCAAGAAAACTTACAATGGGTAATGAGTACTTTTCTGATTTTCTTTGGAGGATTTCTACTATTGGGCGGAAGATTAGCGGATTTATTCGGAAATCGAAGAATTTTTAATTTGGGTGTTATCATTTTAATTGTGTCATCTATGTTTGCAGGTTTAGCTTGGAGTGAATTGAGTTTAAACGTGTTCCGGGGAATTCAAGGATTGGGCTCTGCTTTCATTGCACCGGCAGCACTATCCCTTATCATGCTCTTGTTTTCTTCCAATAGTAAAGAAATGGGTAAAGCACTTGCTTTCTGGGGACTGTCTGGGGCAGCAGGTGGTGCTTTGGGGATTGTTTTAGGTGGCGTCATTACAGAAGTTCTTGGTTGGCGCTGGACATTATTGATTTATGTTCCATTTGGTATTATCGTACTTATATTGTCTCCAAAGCTTTTACAAAAAGTAGGACATAAAGCAACGGGGCGTGTTGATTATATAGGTGCCATTTTAGTAACTATTTCTTCTATTTTAATTGTGTATGGAATTGTAACAGCAGAACATAGTGGTTGGCAGTCGTTCAATACAATAGTTCCCTTAGCTGTTGGTGCTGTCTTGCTTATTATTTTTCTTTTGGTACAGTCCAAGAAAAAAGAACCACTATTACCACTCAATATATTCAAGACACCTAATTTAGCTATAGGAAATATTTCCGTTTTCTTAATTGCAGCATCCTGGTTTCCGCTTGTATATATACTTGTTTTATACTTGCAACAGGTTTTACAGTTTTCTCCGTTTATTGGTGCAATGGCAATGTTGCCCATGCCAGTATTCATGGCGATTTTCATGATCGTTTTAGCGGGAAAAATAATGGATAAATTTGGGATAAAGATAACCATGTTTACTGGATTTATCTTACTTGGGGCCGGAGCCATTATATTTTCTCAAACAGCTACAATAGAGGGAAATTATTTGACTAATGTGTTTTTAGCTTCGCTAATAGCATCTTTAGGAAATGCACTTGCTTATTTACCTGCTACTACGGCGTCAGTTTCAGAAGTTGAATCGGAAATGTCAGGAATTGCATCTGGTTTATACAATACCTTTTACCAAATTGGATCAGCGGTTGGTCTAGCTGTAATAGTGGCAATTGCAGGGGCAATAACTGCTTCCAGTACAGCACAATCATCGGTAGTTGCCTTAAATGACGGTTTTCAGCAGGCATTTTTCTGGTCAGGTATAATAGCATTTGTAGGTGCTCTATTAGTGCTTCTATTTGCCCGCTCACCGAAATAA
- a CDS encoding cysteine hydrolase family protein: protein MSTALIIVDIQNDYFPKGNMELSNPEKAAASAAKVLEWFRQNNKDNIFHVQHIAADPALGFFLPDTEGAEIHETVQPLENESIIIKHFPNSFLKTELESKLKEKGITKVVVVGMMTHMCIDATVRAAVDLGYETTLIEDACATRDLSYEGKVVPADQVHYAFVSAVNGMYCDVKSTEDFLK, encoded by the coding sequence ATGAGCACAGCTCTAATTATTGTAGATATTCAAAACGACTATTTTCCAAAAGGAAATATGGAATTAAGTAACCCTGAAAAAGCGGCCGCTAGTGCTGCGAAAGTACTTGAATGGTTTAGACAGAATAACAAAGATAACATTTTTCATGTTCAACATATCGCGGCTGACCCTGCACTAGGATTCTTCCTTCCGGATACGGAGGGTGCTGAAATACATGAAACTGTTCAACCATTGGAGAATGAAAGCATTATTATCAAACATTTCCCTAACAGCTTTTTAAAGACTGAATTAGAAAGCAAACTAAAAGAAAAAGGAATAACTAAGGTAGTGGTTGTGGGTATGATGACACATATGTGTATTGATGCCACAGTCAGAGCTGCAGTGGATCTTGGCTATGAAACTACACTTATTGAAGATGCATGTGCAACACGAGACTTGTCTTATGAAGGTAAAGTCGTTCCAGCTGATCAAGTTCATTATGCGTTCGTTAGCGCAGTTAACGGTATGTATTGTGATGTTAAATCGACCGAAGATTTCCTAAAGTAA
- a CDS encoding Lrp/AsnC family transcriptional regulator: protein MELDNIDFQILRLLSENSRVQWKDLGEQIHMTGQAVGNRIKKLEDSGVIKAYSLIVDEMKLGLTYTAFVIIYMKTANHDSFIRLMNERNEVVEVHRVSGEACYHIKIKVSSPEQLNLFLDKILEYGNYTVHLSIQEIKLQNPLTAT, encoded by the coding sequence ATGGAACTTGATAATATTGATTTTCAAATTCTTCGGTTATTATCCGAAAATTCACGTGTTCAATGGAAAGACTTAGGTGAACAAATTCATATGACGGGACAAGCAGTAGGGAATCGTATAAAAAAACTAGAGGATAGTGGTGTAATTAAAGCTTACTCTTTAATAGTTGATGAGATGAAATTAGGACTTACTTATACTGCGTTTGTTATTATTTATATGAAAACGGCAAACCATGATTCGTTTATACGATTAATGAATGAACGAAATGAGGTAGTGGAGGTTCACCGCGTATCGGGAGAAGCCTGTTACCATATAAAAATAAAAGTCAGTTCTCCAGAACAATTGAATCTTTTTTTGGATAAAATTCTTGAGTATGGGAATTATACTGTACATTTATCCATCCAGGAGATTAAACTACAGAATCCGTTGACTGCTACATGA
- a CDS encoding winged helix-turn-helix transcriptional regulator, with protein sequence MKTSKVIVADNEETFFGYTLSIINGKWKLLVIYYLSKNGAVRYNELQRMIGKITYRTLSSTLKEMENDGLVHREEYPQIPPKVEYSLTEKGQTLWPLIQEMCQWGEHNKEK encoded by the coding sequence ATGAAAACATCCAAAGTTATAGTCGCAGACAACGAAGAGACTTTTTTCGGCTACACACTTTCTATTATCAACGGTAAATGGAAACTGCTCGTTATTTACTATTTATCCAAAAATGGTGCCGTACGATATAATGAACTTCAACGTATGATAGGCAAAATAACCTATAGAACTCTGAGTTCGACATTAAAAGAAATGGAGAATGATGGCTTAGTTCATCGTGAGGAATATCCTCAAATTCCGCCAAAGGTCGAATATAGCCTTACTGAAAAAGGACAAACTCTCTGGCCTCTTATTCAAGAAATGTGCCAATGGGGAGAGCATAATAAAGAAAAATAA
- a CDS encoding LLM class flavin-dependent oxidoreductase: MKKFDISVLSVAPLRQGETMKQGIDSAVLLAKAVDKMGYKRIWFAEHHNHDAYASAATVSIVQHILANTKDIRVGSGGVMLPNHSPLVVAEQFGTLETLYPNRVDLALGRAPGTDQKTADVIRRSNHNGVFFFEREVQDILRFVGEESVQGEVRAYPGVGTNVPVFVLGSSTGSAKIAAKLGLPYAFGAQFTPHAMAETIAIYRENFQPSAYLLEPYVIACINVIAADSMEEATFISASHLQVYIDIYTNNLGQLIPPTKNFLESLSQAELEILHHRLGYTIMGDAETIRRDLIDFQDMYQVDEIIVISNIYESKKEIQSYEILKQVVDELFE, translated from the coding sequence ATGAAAAAATTTGATATATCTGTTTTATCAGTTGCACCGTTAAGACAAGGAGAAACAATGAAACAAGGGATTGATTCTGCGGTGTTATTAGCCAAGGCTGTAGATAAAATGGGCTATAAACGGATTTGGTTTGCGGAGCATCATAATCACGATGCTTATGCAAGTGCTGCCACCGTTTCGATTGTACAACATATACTAGCTAATACAAAAGATATTCGCGTAGGTTCAGGAGGTGTTATGCTCCCTAACCACTCCCCATTAGTAGTAGCTGAGCAGTTTGGAACACTAGAAACATTGTATCCAAATCGTGTAGATTTAGCACTTGGACGTGCGCCTGGAACGGATCAAAAAACCGCCGATGTGATTCGTCGATCGAATCATAATGGGGTATTTTTCTTTGAAAGAGAAGTACAAGATATTTTGCGTTTTGTAGGGGAAGAGAGTGTGCAAGGAGAGGTACGAGCTTATCCAGGTGTTGGAACGAATGTACCGGTTTTTGTATTAGGCTCCTCTACGGGTTCAGCAAAAATCGCTGCAAAACTTGGGTTGCCTTATGCATTTGGTGCTCAATTTACACCTCATGCGATGGCAGAAACGATCGCTATATATCGAGAAAATTTCCAACCATCTGCATATCTACTAGAGCCTTATGTGATAGCTTGTATTAATGTGATTGCAGCAGATTCAATGGAAGAGGCAACATTTATTTCTGCAAGTCATTTGCAGGTGTATATTGATATTTACACAAATAATTTAGGCCAGCTGATTCCACCAACTAAAAACTTCCTTGAATCGTTATCACAAGCTGAACTAGAGATTCTTCATCATCGATTAGGCTATACAATCATGGGGGATGCAGAAACTATTCGTCGTGATCTAATTGACTTTCAAGACATGTATCAAGTAGATGAAATCATCGTGATTTCTAATATTTACGAATCGAAAAAGGAAATTCAATCTTATGAGATTTTAAAACAAGTAGTGGATGAGCTATTTGAATGA
- a CDS encoding metal-sensitive transcriptional regulator: protein MEYNDQMKNRVKRMEGQLRGILKMMEENKDCKEVITQLSAVRSAVDRTIGVIVSSNLVECVQDAGVNGEKTDEMIKEAVNLLVKSR, encoded by the coding sequence ATGGAATACAATGATCAAATGAAAAACAGAGTAAAGCGTATGGAAGGTCAACTTCGGGGAATCTTGAAAATGATGGAAGAAAACAAAGATTGTAAAGAAGTCATTACGCAGTTGTCAGCTGTTCGTTCAGCAGTAGACAGAACAATTGGTGTGATAGTGAGTTCAAACTTAGTTGAATGTGTTCAAGATGCCGGAGTAAATGGAGAAAAAACAGACGAAATGATTAAAGAAGCTGTCAACTTGCTTGTAAAAAGCAGATGA
- a CDS encoding sulfurtransferase TusA family protein yields MNADKVLDAKGLACPMPIVKSRMAINELEGGQILEVHTTDKGAKNDFPAWAKSGGHELLKHEEENDVLKFWIKKG; encoded by the coding sequence ATGAATGCTGATAAAGTATTAGATGCAAAAGGATTAGCATGCCCAATGCCAATCGTAAAAAGTAGAATGGCCATAAATGAACTTGAAGGGGGGCAAATACTAGAGGTTCACACAACAGATAAGGGAGCTAAAAACGACTTTCCAGCCTGGGCTAAATCTGGTGGGCACGAGCTTCTGAAACATGAGGAAGAAAATGATGTATTAAAGTTTTGGATTAAAAAGGGCTAA
- a CDS encoding rhodanese-like domain-containing protein translates to MEYATYIVIVLILLFILQRVLPTKGVRHISTTDLNEELNNKNKQFVDVRTPGEFKGNHIKGFKNIPLHQLSQKAEKELSKEKEVIIICQSGMRSQKASKMLQKIGFTKVTNVKGGMSNWR, encoded by the coding sequence TTGGAATACGCAACTTACATCGTTATTGTTCTTATATTGCTTTTCATCTTACAACGCGTTCTACCAACAAAAGGTGTTAGGCATATTTCAACAACTGATTTAAATGAGGAGTTAAATAACAAAAATAAACAATTTGTTGATGTACGAACACCTGGAGAATTTAAAGGAAATCACATTAAAGGCTTTAAAAATATTCCTCTCCATCAACTTTCTCAGAAAGCGGAGAAGGAGCTTTCAAAGGAAAAAGAAGTGATTATCATTTGCCAAAGTGGAATGAGGAGCCAAAAAGCCAGTAAGATGCTCCAAAAAATAGGCTTTACAAAAGTGACAAATGTAAAAGGCGGCATGAGCAACTGGAGATAG
- a CDS encoding rhodanese-like domain-containing protein, giving the protein MKEMTAKEVETLINEGKLLNIIDVREVDEVAEGKIPGAINIPLGLVEFRMHELDKSKEYIIVCRSGGRSGRATQFLEDQGHKVINMQGGMLSWEGNIE; this is encoded by the coding sequence ATGAAAGAAATGACTGCAAAAGAAGTAGAAACTTTAATAAATGAAGGAAAGCTATTAAATATCATCGATGTGCGTGAGGTAGATGAAGTAGCAGAAGGGAAAATTCCTGGAGCAATAAACATTCCATTAGGATTAGTCGAATTTCGTATGCATGAATTAGATAAATCAAAAGAATATATCATAGTTTGCCGTTCAGGAGGAAGAAGTGGCCGTGCAACACAATTCCTTGAAGACCAAGGTCATAAAGTGATCAATATGCAAGGTGGCATGCTTTCTTGGGAGGGCAATATAGAGTAA
- a CDS encoding glutaredoxin family protein, which yields MNSVTVYTTTQCPYCVMLKNFLSEQNIPFNEVNVETQPEVMQRLVKTTGQMGVPQTEVNGQWIVGFDPNNIMTALRNQGEK from the coding sequence ATGAATTCAGTAACAGTTTACACAACAACACAATGCCCGTATTGTGTCATGTTAAAGAACTTTTTATCAGAACAAAACATCCCTTTTAATGAAGTGAATGTTGAAACACAACCTGAAGTTATGCAACGACTTGTTAAAACGACGGGGCAAATGGGGGTACCACAAACTGAAGTGAATGGTCAATGGATTGTAGGCTTTGATCCTAATAATATCATGACCGCATTAAGAAATCAGGGGGAAAAATAA
- a CDS encoding DsrE/DsrF/DrsH-like family protein, with amino-acid sequence MNKKVAIIASNGGLFDAYKVFNIATAAAATDQEVAIFFTFEGLNLIHKEANQQLPMPEGKEHFAEGFTKANVPAIPDLLAMAKEMGVTFIGCQMTMDVMGLDKEDFIDGIEVGGAVTFLEFAKDADVTLTF; translated from the coding sequence ATGAATAAAAAAGTAGCAATTATCGCAAGCAATGGTGGATTATTTGATGCCTACAAAGTGTTTAATATCGCAACTGCAGCTGCAGCAACAGATCAAGAAGTAGCTATTTTCTTCACATTCGAAGGCCTAAACTTAATCCATAAAGAGGCTAATCAGCAACTTCCGATGCCGGAAGGAAAAGAGCATTTTGCAGAAGGATTTACGAAAGCTAATGTTCCAGCTATCCCAGATTTGCTTGCTATGGCAAAAGAAATGGGTGTTACATTCATTGGCTGTCAAATGACAATGGATGTTATGGGATTAGATAAAGAGGATTTTATAGATGGAATTGAAGTAGGCGGTGCTGTCACATTTTTAGAATTTGCTAAAGACGCGGACGTAACATTGACATTTTAA
- a CDS encoding OsmC family protein: MADMNTNVNIVWHGGATGNGMLKAEYLHTKVAIPTSLGGSGHGADPKELLVSSAATCFIATLTYMLESRKLPVVEHTINSEVMISKDGFNIIHYPQIILSADATEAQIQSAQRAIDGADKGCEVGNLLKKAGVTIEVQGKVFLK; this comes from the coding sequence ATGGCTGATATGAATACAAATGTAAATATCGTTTGGCATGGTGGAGCAACAGGGAATGGGATGCTTAAAGCAGAGTATCTTCATACAAAAGTTGCTATTCCAACCTCTTTAGGGGGCAGTGGGCACGGGGCAGATCCAAAAGAGCTACTCGTTTCTTCAGCAGCAACTTGTTTTATAGCAACTCTTACTTATATGCTGGAAAGCAGAAAACTACCAGTAGTAGAACATACAATAAATTCAGAGGTCATGATATCAAAAGATGGGTTTAATATAATTCACTATCCACAAATCATTTTATCTGCGGATGCAACAGAAGCACAAATTCAATCTGCACAAAGAGCAATAGATGGAGCAGATAAAGGGTGCGAAGTCGGGAATTTATTGAAAAAAGCAGGTGTTACTATTGAGGTACAGGGTAAAGTTTTTTTGAAATAA
- a CDS encoding MBL fold metallo-hydrolase codes for MSINTMISKEVTKKVVNKEELFILDVRNASDFADWKIEGENFVYLNVPYFELMDGVEGILDEIPTDKDVLVVCAKGRSSIMVAEMLTEAGLSVFSLDGGMKAWSEYLSPVKVGDLKDGGEIYQFVRIGKGCLSYMIVSNGEAAIIDSARTTDIYLEFADRIGAKVTHVFDTHLHADHISGGRKLAEKTSATYWLPPKDAVDVTFDYQPLEDGNEVTIGNTSINIHALYSPGHTIGSTSFVVDEKFLLSGDILFIDSIGRPDLAGLAEDWVKDLRESLYARYRALSGELIVLPAHFMIIDELNADGSVSEKLSTLYETNHGLNIEDENEFRKLVTENLPPQPNAYQEIRETNMGILNPDEEKQRDMEIGPNRCSVR; via the coding sequence ATGAGTATAAATACTATGATTTCAAAAGAAGTAACTAAAAAAGTAGTTAACAAAGAAGAACTATTTATTTTAGATGTTCGAAATGCAAGTGATTTCGCAGACTGGAAAATCGAAGGTGAAAACTTTGTTTATCTAAATGTTCCATACTTCGAATTAATGGATGGTGTGGAAGGAATCCTGGATGAGATTCCTACTGATAAAGATGTACTTGTCGTTTGTGCAAAAGGACGTTCATCTATCATGGTTGCAGAGATGCTAACTGAGGCGGGACTTTCTGTTTTTTCCCTAGACGGTGGAATGAAAGCATGGAGTGAATATTTATCACCTGTTAAAGTGGGGGATCTAAAAGATGGGGGAGAGATTTATCAGTTTGTACGTATTGGTAAGGGGTGCTTGTCTTACATGATCGTCTCAAACGGTGAGGCAGCCATTATCGATTCGGCAAGAACGACGGATATCTATCTTGAATTTGCAGATCGTATTGGCGCAAAAGTTACACATGTATTTGATACACATCTACATGCCGATCATATTTCTGGTGGAAGAAAGCTTGCTGAAAAAACAAGCGCAACCTACTGGCTTCCCCCAAAAGATGCTGTAGATGTAACATTTGATTACCAACCATTAGAAGATGGAAATGAAGTGACAATTGGTAATACTTCTATAAATATTCATGCATTATATTCACCAGGTCACACAATCGGGTCAACATCCTTTGTTGTGGATGAAAAGTTCTTACTATCCGGCGATATTTTATTTATCGATTCAATTGGTAGACCAGACCTTGCCGGTTTAGCAGAAGACTGGGTAAAAGATTTAAGAGAAAGTCTCTACGCAAGATACAGAGCATTATCTGGGGAGCTAATCGTTTTACCAGCACACTTTATGATCATCGATGAATTAAATGCAGATGGAAGTGTATCTGAAAAGTTAAGTACACTTTACGAAACAAATCATGGGCTAAATATAGAAGATGAAAATGAATTTAGAAAGCTTGTGACTGAAAATTTACCGCCCCAGCCAAATGCATATCAAGAGATTCGAGAAACGAATATGGGGATATTGAACCCTGATGAAGAAAAACAACGTGATATGGAAATTGGACCAAATCGTTGTTCGGTTCGTTAA
- a CDS encoding sulfite exporter TauE/SafE family protein — translation MDIGFIVTIFFIGLIGSFISGMLGIGGSIINFPMLLYIPSALGIAQFTAHEVSGITAIQVFFATIGGVYAYRKGEFLNNKLIAYMGASILIGSFFGGLGSTQMPESGINFVYGILAIIAVIMMIIPKKGLDDIPLEQVKFNKWLGALLALIVGVGAGIVGAGGAFLLVPIMLTVLKIPTRMTIASSLAITLISSIGAIAGKVSTGQVEFLPSLIMVAASLLAAPLGAMVGKKVNTKVLKMILAILIFVTAVKIWIDILVF, via the coding sequence ATGGATATAGGTTTTATTGTTACCATCTTCTTCATTGGATTGATAGGCTCGTTTATTTCTGGAATGTTAGGAATAGGTGGATCCATTATTAATTTCCCGATGCTGTTGTATATCCCTTCTGCACTTGGTATTGCCCAGTTTACAGCCCATGAAGTGTCAGGAATAACTGCCATCCAAGTATTTTTTGCTACGATTGGTGGAGTCTATGCTTATCGAAAAGGTGAATTTTTAAATAATAAATTGATTGCTTACATGGGTGCTAGTATTCTAATCGGTAGTTTCTTTGGGGGATTAGGTTCTACGCAAATGCCTGAAAGTGGAATCAATTTCGTATATGGAATTTTGGCAATTATTGCGGTCATCATGATGATAATACCTAAAAAAGGACTTGATGACATACCCCTTGAACAAGTAAAGTTTAATAAATGGCTTGGTGCATTGCTCGCATTAATCGTTGGAGTTGGGGCAGGTATTGTCGGTGCAGGCGGGGCGTTTTTGTTAGTACCTATTATGCTTACCGTTTTAAAAATACCTACAAGAATGACAATTGCTTCTTCCTTAGCGATAACACTTATTTCATCAATAGGTGCCATCGCCGGAAAAGTATCGACTGGGCAAGTGGAATTCTTACCATCACTTATCATGGTGGCTGCTAGCTTACTTGCCGCACCACTTGGGGCTATGGTTGGAAAAAAGGTAAATACAAAAGTGTTAAAAATGATTTTAGCAATATTAATATTTGTAACGGCAGTTAAAATTTGGATAGATATATTAGTTTTTTAA
- the ytxJ gene encoding bacillithiol system redox-active protein YtxJ, giving the protein MKRIKSIEAWRELLEKSKEQPFLLFKFSKTCQSSLSAMKEVQALETELPKYIVIVQEDRSVSNTIEKDLRVKHESPQLLILKDGKGIWQATHYKIKKSLLNEAINTYV; this is encoded by the coding sequence ATGAAACGGATAAAATCGATAGAAGCTTGGCGAGAGTTATTGGAAAAGTCCAAAGAACAGCCATTTCTTCTATTTAAATTCAGCAAGACATGTCAAAGCAGCTTATCAGCTATGAAAGAAGTACAAGCGCTTGAAACAGAACTTCCTAAATACATAGTCATTGTACAGGAGGACAGAAGTGTTTCAAACACGATAGAAAAAGATCTCAGGGTAAAGCATGAGTCCCCTCAACTTCTAATCTTGAAAGATGGAAAAGGAATTTGGCAGGCTACTCACTACAAAATAAAGAAGTCTCTATTAAACGAGGCAATAAATACGTATGTTTGA
- a CDS encoding thioredoxin family protein, translated as MVTLTSINSVEKFIEDHKFSFLYVSRTNCGVCHAILPQLKDLLKEFPLIQLGHINADDVEEIAGCLSVLTVPALLLFVDGKEILREARFVQMQSLHEKISKIYNMIVEESD; from the coding sequence ATGGTTACATTAACATCGATCAACTCAGTAGAAAAGTTTATCGAAGACCACAAGTTTAGTTTTTTATATGTATCAAGAACTAATTGTGGAGTTTGTCATGCTATACTGCCTCAGCTGAAGGATTTACTGAAAGAATTCCCACTAATACAGCTAGGGCATATAAATGCAGATGATGTCGAAGAAATAGCTGGATGTCTTTCGGTTCTTACTGTACCAGCACTACTATTATTTGTAGATGGTAAAGAAATTTTAAGGGAAGCACGATTTGTTCAAATGCAATCTTTGCATGAAAAAATAAGCAAAATTTATAACATGATTGTTGAGGAATCGGATTGA
- a CDS encoding SAM-dependent methyltransferase, with product MNHWNERFQTEDYVYGREPNAFLTEFQKKIKVSGKALAIAEGEGRNAVYLAEQGMKVTAWDYAESGLAKTNKLADERGVAVTTELVDLNEAKWSRANWDEIVCIFGHFPTELRHKTLQGVKEAVKPGGYFLTEVYSHYQIPYKSGGPQELDFLYKPEEFLKIFAEWRIVHFFMGEVVRHEGEFHNGESHVIQFVGQKPKEQRN from the coding sequence ATGAACCATTGGAATGAACGTTTTCAAACAGAGGATTATGTTTATGGCAGGGAACCGAATGCTTTCTTGACGGAATTTCAGAAGAAAATAAAAGTTTCGGGTAAGGCTCTTGCCATTGCTGAAGGGGAAGGGCGTAATGCGGTTTACTTAGCGGAGCAGGGAATGAAAGTCACAGCATGGGATTATGCGGAATCTGGGCTCGCGAAAACAAATAAGCTCGCAGATGAACGTGGGGTAGCGGTCACGACTGAGCTTGTAGACTTAAACGAAGCAAAATGGAGTAGAGCTAATTGGGATGAAATTGTATGTATCTTTGGTCATTTCCCGACAGAGCTTCGGCACAAAACACTTCAAGGTGTAAAAGAAGCTGTAAAGCCAGGTGGTTATTTTCTGACAGAGGTGTATTCACATTATCAAATTCCTTATAAAAGTGGCGGGCCGCAAGAGCTAGACTTTTTATACAAACCGGAAGAGTTTTTGAAAATCTTTGCTGAATGGCGCATTGTTCACTTTTTCATGGGAGAAGTTGTCCGCCATGAAGGAGAATTCCATAATGGGGAGTCACATGTAATCCAATTTGTTGGGCAAAAACCAAAGGAGCAAAGGAATTAA